A window of the Natrinema salifodinae genome harbors these coding sequences:
- a CDS encoding DUF7344 domain-containing protein: MAQQQRLQDTDADRASDTASATTDAADEEAGDAAVADAATADDPLSKGEVFELLRNQRRRYVLQFLKQDDRPVELGDLAQQVAAWEYETTLDGVTPAQRKRVYTTLQQTHLSKMDSAGILRFDSDRGVIEPTDRTRDISVYLEIVPGREFAWRELYLSLGATSCALVAALWLGIYPLTELSNLLWMGVVAATITLTAIAHVHYERNMRLGHGDQPPELSYRSDE, encoded by the coding sequence GTGGCACAACAGCAGCGCCTGCAGGACACCGACGCCGATCGCGCCAGCGACACCGCTTCGGCGACGACTGATGCCGCCGACGAGGAAGCCGGCGACGCCGCGGTCGCCGATGCGGCTACCGCCGACGACCCGCTCTCCAAGGGGGAAGTCTTCGAACTGCTCCGGAACCAGCGACGGCGCTACGTCCTCCAGTTTCTCAAGCAGGACGACCGGCCCGTCGAACTGGGGGATCTCGCCCAGCAGGTTGCCGCCTGGGAGTACGAGACGACTCTCGACGGGGTCACGCCCGCACAGCGAAAGCGGGTCTACACGACGCTCCAGCAGACGCACCTGTCGAAGATGGACTCGGCCGGCATCCTTCGATTCGACTCCGACCGGGGGGTCATCGAGCCGACCGACCGCACCCGCGACATCAGCGTCTACCTCGAGATCGTCCCTGGCCGAGAGTTCGCCTGGCGGGAGCTCTATCTCTCCTTGGGCGCGACCAGTTGCGCGCTGGTCGCCGCGCTGTGGCTCGGAATCTATCCGCTGACGGAGCTGTCGAACCTGCTCTGGATGGGCGTCGTCGCGGCTACGATCACCCTCACGGCGATCGCACACGTCCACTACGAACGGAACATGCGCCTGGGACACGGCGACCAGCCGCCCGAGCTCAGCTACCGCAGCGACGAGTGA
- the hpt gene encoding hypoxanthine/guanine phosphoribosyltransferase — MDQLKQSLLDAPIIEKNGYHYFVHPISDGVPKLDPTLLREIVIRIIRKAELEEVDRIVTPAAMGIHISTAVSLMTDIPLTVIRKRQYGLEDEVAISQKTGYSENEMYINDVREGERVLVLDDVLSTGGTLASVLEALDGIGAEVIDTVAVIKKVGGENKIEDTDYDVKTLINVDVVDGEVVIVDEEGDS, encoded by the coding sequence ATGGATCAGCTGAAACAGTCCCTCCTCGATGCGCCGATTATCGAGAAAAACGGTTACCACTACTTCGTACACCCGATCAGCGACGGGGTCCCCAAGCTCGATCCGACCCTCTTACGAGAGATCGTCATCCGAATCATCCGAAAGGCCGAACTCGAAGAGGTCGACCGGATCGTCACGCCCGCGGCGATGGGGATTCACATCTCGACCGCCGTCTCGCTGATGACCGACATCCCGCTGACCGTCATCCGCAAGCGACAGTACGGCCTCGAAGATGAGGTCGCCATCTCCCAGAAGACCGGGTACTCGGAGAACGAGATGTACATCAACGACGTCCGCGAGGGAGAGCGCGTGCTCGTGCTCGACGACGTGCTCTCGACCGGCGGCACGCTCGCGTCGGTGCTCGAGGCCCTAGACGGGATCGGCGCCGAGGTCATCGACACGGTCGCGGTCATCAAGAAGGTTGGCGGGGAGAACAAGATCGAAGACACCGACTACGACGTCAAGACGCTGATCAACGTCGACGTCGTCGACGGCGAAGTCGTCATCGTCGACGAAGAAGGCGACTCGTAA
- a CDS encoding DUF7529 family protein — protein sequence MTGSGRSDDGTVEDAERRSGAGNARKVAWSRTLDDTDAIAEQRRDDGWDVVSIAAVDTAPMSREVGPDDRFGTVYVIPDNDADSFTDAYERGEFSRYEAYRNETEGYVYLVTELLDPNTETAILLAGQYQRRYADGMIAAAEEENVLYTHVETLDGTVLGSVRHEEYEPLLPDGSESKSG from the coding sequence ATGACTGGATCTGGGCGCAGCGACGACGGGACCGTCGAGGACGCCGAGCGGCGTAGCGGTGCGGGTAACGCCCGGAAGGTGGCGTGGTCGCGGACGCTCGACGACACGGACGCGATCGCCGAGCAACGCCGCGACGACGGCTGGGACGTCGTTTCGATCGCGGCCGTCGATACGGCGCCGATGAGCCGGGAGGTTGGCCCCGACGATCGGTTCGGGACCGTCTACGTGATCCCGGACAACGATGCCGACTCGTTTACCGACGCCTACGAACGAGGCGAGTTCTCCCGATACGAGGCCTACCGCAACGAGACGGAGGGCTACGTCTACCTGGTGACCGAGTTACTGGATCCGAACACCGAGACGGCGATCCTGCTGGCCGGGCAGTACCAGCGCCGGTACGCCGACGGCATGATCGCGGCGGCCGAGGAGGAGAATGTCCTGTATACCCACGTCGAGACGCTGGACGGTACAGTTCTCGGGTCCGTCCGCCACGAGGAGTACGAGCCACTGCTCCCGGACGGGTCCGAGTCGAAATCCGGCTGA
- a CDS encoding DUF7555 family protein, which yields MTDQTDAPADDRRSAAVLVGLDALTYALAVAVTTTVGAVVVGVLTGGGLLRAKYLLFGAGFLLMGYATLRLWPASATDFDHDADTVTGGYDDAVPAERDETRFQRYVRALPPLRWLRLPPPERRLAPPTKLFVGSVFVLAVSYLLEAVFGIA from the coding sequence ATGACGGATCAAACGGACGCACCGGCCGACGACCGCCGTTCCGCAGCGGTACTCGTCGGTCTCGACGCGCTCACGTACGCGCTGGCGGTGGCGGTGACGACGACCGTCGGCGCCGTCGTCGTCGGCGTCCTCACCGGCGGCGGGCTCCTCCGCGCGAAGTATCTCCTGTTCGGCGCCGGGTTTCTCCTGATGGGCTACGCGACGCTTCGGCTCTGGCCCGCGTCGGCGACCGATTTCGACCACGACGCCGATACCGTCACCGGCGGCTACGACGACGCGGTGCCGGCCGAGCGCGACGAGACTCGGTTTCAGCGATACGTCCGAGCGTTGCCGCCGCTGCGCTGGCTCCGACTCCCGCCGCCCGAGCGTCGCCTGGCGCCGCCGACGAAGTTGTTCGTCGGCAGCGTCTTCGTGCTGGCCGTCTCGTACCTGCTGGAAGCGGTCTTCGGGATCGCGTAG
- a CDS encoding ABC transporter ATP-binding protein has product MSQEIRTGTGTERTVSGADGEDADEDAMVEVRDLRTYYEGDNLLGGTPVKAVDGVSFDIKRGETLGLVGESGCGKTTLGRTLVQLESATDGEIRFDGTDVTELSGADLKEWRRNAQMVFQDPESSLNDRMTVGEIVREPLDVHDWKTPRERRQRVRELLETVGLQREHYYRYPHQFSGGQRQRIGIARTLTLEPDFIVLDEPVSALDVSVQAEVINLLEDLQEEFGLTYLFIAHDLSVVRHICDRVAVMYLGNIMELGPTEELFADPANPYTHSLLSAIPEPDPTVDRDRITLHGTPPSPRHPPDGCPFATRCPARIRPEKYQGLDDELWTRLSTLREVLRERERTERTITDRLRELLGKEARFGTIDEIYDELFAGHELPSAVETALDEVADHVRENDEETALEILTEEFGSVCDGCNAEADAAPGDQVDPVEPDYHVVSETGHRSLCHRHGSGYREPDEVLDDRHR; this is encoded by the coding sequence ATGAGTCAGGAAATTCGAACCGGAACGGGAACGGAACGGACGGTATCGGGAGCCGACGGCGAGGACGCCGACGAGGACGCGATGGTCGAGGTCCGCGACCTGCGGACCTACTACGAGGGCGACAACCTGCTCGGCGGCACGCCGGTCAAGGCCGTCGACGGCGTTTCCTTCGACATCAAACGCGGCGAGACGCTGGGCCTGGTCGGCGAATCCGGCTGCGGGAAGACAACGTTGGGGCGGACGCTCGTCCAGCTCGAGTCCGCGACCGACGGCGAGATCAGGTTCGACGGCACCGACGTCACGGAGCTGTCGGGCGCCGACCTCAAGGAGTGGCGCCGGAACGCCCAGATGGTGTTCCAAGACCCCGAGTCGAGTCTCAACGATCGGATGACCGTCGGGGAGATCGTCCGCGAGCCGCTGGACGTTCACGACTGGAAGACGCCCCGGGAGCGCCGCCAGCGCGTCCGGGAACTGCTCGAGACCGTCGGGCTCCAGCGCGAGCACTACTACCGGTATCCCCACCAGTTCTCCGGGGGACAGCGCCAGCGGATCGGGATCGCGCGGACGCTCACGCTCGAGCCCGACTTCATCGTCCTCGACGAGCCGGTCTCGGCGCTGGACGTCTCGGTGCAGGCCGAAGTGATCAACCTGCTCGAGGACCTCCAGGAGGAGTTCGGGCTGACCTACCTCTTCATCGCCCACGACCTCTCTGTCGTGCGCCACATCTGTGACCGAGTTGCGGTGATGTACCTCGGTAACATCATGGAACTCGGCCCAACCGAGGAGTTGTTCGCGGATCCGGCCAACCCCTACACGCACTCGCTGCTGTCGGCGATTCCGGAACCCGATCCGACCGTCGACCGAGACCGGATCACGCTCCACGGGACGCCGCCCAGCCCCCGGCATCCGCCGGACGGCTGTCCGTTCGCGACCCGGTGTCCCGCTCGCATCCGACCGGAGAAGTATCAGGGCCTCGACGACGAGTTATGGACCCGGCTCAGCACGCTTCGTGAGGTGCTCCGCGAGCGCGAGCGGACCGAGCGCACGATCACCGATCGGCTCCGAGAGCTCCTCGGCAAGGAGGCCCGCTTCGGGACGATCGACGAGATCTACGACGAACTGTTCGCCGGTCACGAGCTTCCGTCGGCCGTCGAGACGGCGCTCGACGAGGTCGCCGATCACGTCCGCGAGAACGACGAGGAAACGGCACTCGAGATCCTGACCGAGGAGTTCGGCAGCGTCTGTGACGGCTGTAACGCCGAGGCCGACGCCGCACCCGGGGACCAGGTTGACCCCGTCGAGCCCGACTACCACGTCGTCAGCGAGACGGGGCACCGAAGCCTCTGTCACCGCCACGGCAGCGGCTACCGGGAGCCCGACGAGGTCCTCGACGACCGACACCGGTAA
- a CDS encoding ABC transporter ATP-binding protein: MTTDSILSVRDLQTAFFTDKEVIRAVDGVDFDLAPGTTTGIVGESGSGKSVTARSIMGLVESPGRILDGSSIRFEHADTVREFAERFPERAVTVGSDAASTAVADPDGDDPSALYDHPRVDESDCIFVTEGDASDPSTIEDGFVELTRCTGEVQRAMRGGRIAMVFQDPLTSLNPVYTVGNQIEEALELHQDLSGQAATREAISLLEDVGIPDARRRVSEYPHQFSGGMQQRAVIAMALACDPEVLICDEPTTALDVTIQAQILDLLADLQETRDLAIMFITHDMGVIAEIADRVNVMYAGEIVETAGVEELFAAPKHPYTRGLLEAIPGRHGGERLRTIEGSVPTPNEPATYCRFAPRCPEATEECSKIHPDAVPIDGGDGDHTAACLLYPEELPTEATLERHLEAGVETDAEPGAKPDTSGRPTRGDD; the protein is encoded by the coding sequence ATGACGACCGATTCCATCCTCTCGGTGCGGGACCTCCAGACCGCGTTCTTCACCGACAAGGAGGTGATTCGCGCCGTCGACGGCGTCGACTTCGACCTCGCGCCCGGAACCACGACCGGCATCGTCGGCGAGAGCGGTTCGGGCAAGAGCGTCACCGCCAGGTCGATCATGGGCTTAGTCGAGTCGCCTGGTCGGATCCTCGACGGCTCGAGCATCCGGTTCGAGCACGCCGACACGGTCCGCGAGTTCGCCGAGCGGTTCCCGGAGCGGGCCGTGACCGTCGGATCGGACGCAGCATCGACTGCGGTCGCCGACCCCGACGGCGACGACCCGTCTGCGCTGTACGACCACCCGCGCGTCGACGAGTCGGACTGCATCTTCGTGACCGAGGGCGATGCGTCCGATCCCTCGACGATCGAGGACGGCTTCGTCGAGCTCACCCGCTGTACCGGCGAGGTCCAGCGCGCGATGCGCGGCGGGCGCATCGCGATGGTGTTCCAGGATCCGCTGACGAGCCTGAATCCGGTCTACACCGTCGGCAACCAGATCGAAGAAGCGCTGGAACTTCACCAGGATCTCTCCGGCCAGGCGGCCACGCGGGAAGCGATCAGCCTGCTGGAGGACGTCGGGATCCCCGACGCCCGCCGGCGGGTGAGCGAGTATCCCCACCAGTTCTCCGGCGGGATGCAACAGCGGGCCGTCATCGCGATGGCCCTGGCCTGCGATCCGGAGGTCTTGATCTGCGACGAGCCGACGACCGCGCTGGACGTGACCATCCAGGCGCAGATCCTGGATCTGCTCGCCGACCTGCAGGAGACGCGCGACCTCGCGATCATGTTCATCACCCACGACATGGGCGTGATCGCCGAGATCGCCGATCGCGTCAACGTGATGTACGCCGGCGAGATCGTCGAGACCGCGGGCGTCGAGGAGCTGTTCGCGGCGCCGAAACACCCCTACACGCGGGGGCTGCTCGAGGCGATTCCGGGTCGACACGGAGGCGAGCGCCTCCGGACGATCGAGGGCTCGGTCCCGACGCCGAACGAACCGGCGACCTACTGCCGGTTCGCACCGCGGTGTCCGGAGGCGACCGAGGAGTGCAGCAAAATCCATCCGGACGCGGTCCCCATCGACGGGGGCGACGGCGACCACACGGCCGCGTGCCTGCTGTATCCCGAGGAGCTTCCGACCGAGGCGACACTCGAACGCCATCTGGAGGCGGGAGTCGAGACGGACGCCGAACCGGGAGCGAAGCCGGACACCAGCGGCCGACCGACGCGAGGTGACGACTGA